Below is a genomic region from Henckelia pumila isolate YLH828 chromosome 3, ASM3356847v2, whole genome shotgun sequence.
TGAAGCTATCTATCAAGTCAGAATTATGTAAAATTTGCAGCTAAGTAGAAAAATCTATCAGCTTCTTTATCATAAATCATGTCTTAACACAGCCTAAAGTTCACTTATGATGATTCAAGAATTTGAAGGAGCTAGAGTTGACCACCAGATTGGGAGCAGGAGAAGCGTGGTTCGGTGGAATCATTACAACATTTTGCTGACCATGAAACAAGTATATGGAATCAACATAGTCCATATATTCAATTGAAGTGGGGTACCTGAACTAGCGCATCAGGTCGGGACTCAAAAATGATCAACAGAACACCTAATGGACATGTCGTTTTATCCAAGATGAGTCCATCTGCAAGCTGGATTGAGGAATAGTCGGGCTTCAAACATTAAAGTTGAACCAATCTAATGAAATTCTAAGACATGTTTCAAAAACTTTTGATGTCTACCTCGGTTCTCTTCAGTAAGAGACCAATGGGTTCTTCCATATCTGCAAGTGTACGAATAGACTTCGCCAGGGAAGATATCTATAAAATACATGAAGATGTAACAAGGAATTCTGTCTAagaggaaaacataaaaaatattaatagagAACATTTCTATTGCTTATTCATCATCATGTTGATTAAGGAGCTGCTTGATAAAAGATAATCTTAGAACTAAAGAATTCAAAAGGTGCTAGCTTGCCTTTGCATGACTCAAAACTAAGCGGGAAATTAACGACTCATCATATCCAGCCTCATGAGCAGCACGAATATCGGCCTCATTCTCATCTCTTATTAGAGTTTCTTTTTCCTCTAATGCATCTGCAACACACAACAAAATTTTTCTCCTCTCTTCTGAAGACATGCACTGCAAGATATGGGCCAATTGATAACGGAAATAATATTGTATAATCTGTCCGAAAAGAAACTATAAGATACAAAGACACAAAAGGACACGAAACAGTGCTACATTAGACCTGTAAGCGCATGGAAGACTCTCTTGCTGCAACTGCCATTTCATATGCACCAAACTCATCAAGTGTTATCCATTTATGCGCATCTCGGTGAAAGAGAGTCCCAACTCGTTGTCCATCAATCACTTTGGCAATATTGTTGGCATCAAAGCCACTACCAAAAAATCGAAACAGAGGGCATAAGGAGGCCAAGTGTGATCCAGAATAAAACTGTGCAACTGCGTAAGACCTAGTGATCGATTATTCAAAGAAAAGGGTGTGATTGTCATACCTGGCTATAACAACTGGTGTACCAGCATCAGCTGCACTGATAGCAGCCTTTACTTTAGCATACATTCCTCCCCTTCCGACCCTAGATTTTTCTCCAAACATTATCACCCCTTGATGTTTTTGTTTGACGTATGTATATATCATCTTCGAGTTTGGATCACTCGGAGGGCCACTGTAGAGGCCCTCCACATCACTCAACAATACCAGAAGATCCGCTTTTAGTTCAAGCGCCAATAATGCTGCCAAACTATCATTATCCCAAAAGATACCAGTTGAATCCTGCATAGTCACACTTGTTACTGACATAAAAACATCCTAGTTTTCTTGAGGTAAATAAAGATACAGTTAGATTAATGTTCCAATTGTTGCAACTAAAGAGAGACGTAGAAAAGTACAGGTGACGTGTACCTCATACGGAGCTCTTCTAGTACTGATTGCATCATTGTCGTTGAAGATTGGAATGCTCCTCAGGGATAACAATGAATTCACTGTTTGACAAAGTTGATATCTGAAGTCTGAACTTCTAAAATCATTGTCTGTGACTAGAAGTTGAGATGAAGTTACGTCCAACTGAAAAATTCAGAAGTAGATTTCTAAGTATTCATTGTTCATTCCAAGGAAAATATAGATGCTTGTAAAATGCAGAAAGTTTGAAAGGTGAATCACTTGCTTACCTGACTGAATAAAGAATCATATAGTGCCATAAGACCATTCTGTCCAACCGCAGCACACGCTTTTCCATCTATTTCGAGTTGTGGTTTCTGTAAGTCGGCGAAACTGCAAGCAGGGTAAACTTCAGCCAAACGGATTGAAAAAAATGGACATGAACCAACTCAAAATCCGGCAAAAATGCCTTTTCGAAACCATAATCTTCTCCCTAGAAAAGTTTCTGTCGCCATCTAGAAAAAAAGAAAGCCAATTCACCTGCTGTTGATTAATTTCCTGTACTTGAGCCTCTGTCGACCAGCTCCAACCGCACCCGATGTCACTAAAATTATTTCGTAGCCTAAAGAGTTCAATGTTTCGAGCTGATTCATAACCATCGGCAACACAAGTACATTAACATCAATTCATTACCACTTTGTTCCaccattttcattatttttggtGTATTGCAGAAAGAAAAACGCGAATGGATCTCAATTCCTCGAAAACATCGGAAATACCTGCTCAAAGATGGCTCCTACTCTGCCAACTGCCAATCTTCCATCATCTCGCGTAACCACGGCTGTGCCAACCTATGTTACAAACGGGAAAGGACACACAACACATTTATATTCAACTTAAGTATAATCTGCTTTATAATGCAAGAATAATGTGTCCAAACAAGTATGGAAACAGGTGAGAAGCATTTTCTGTACTAATTCATCCACATTTCCACCAAAAACAAAGtcttaaaatttatttcatgGCTCCATTAATGCAATAGTTGATGATTCTAGATTCCCTACTTAATACATACTCAAAACACCAAACACAGTAAATTACTTAATAATTTGCATAAACTAGTGCAAGGACAGAGTTACATTTCGGCAACTGAATAAGATAATAAACAGTGTGGTTTGTTTCCTTTGTCTAGCCATAGTTCATTCCGAACAACAAACCGCAGTCTGCGAAATTATGTAGAACATatcaagtaccaaaatatacATAGCACAAACATGAAAATATGATTGATGATGCAAATATCTTGTCTGAAAACCTTAGACTGTTCTTGAATATTATTTTACAAGTCATGCATCTACTCAGATCAAACAGACCAAAAATGATTTCGACATAAATATTtatctcaaattaaataatggaTCAGACATTCTTTAACACAAGCTTCAAGCATGCAGTAGCATTAAAAGCCAGGTTTGGATTGCACTAAACCCCGATTCGGACAACAAGATCCGATCAGTTAATCAAATGGTTTCCATGCAACCCTAACAACaataaaatgaaatcaaaacaatgcGTGAAACAAAAATCACTGTTGATTAAAAGAAATGATCATCGGGAAAAATGCAGAAATGTACCTTAAAAACCACGCGCCTCACGTTCTTCACAAAACCTCTCGTGGGATCCATGGTTTCGTAGAAACGCAGAAATGCGATCGATTTTCTGGAGTCCGAGTTTCCTGAGAGTTTATGGACTTTGGGAGGGAACCTCCATTCAGGCCCCGCCACTTGTAAATAAATATTAGACGggaattttctttttttaaattaattaattaattaatgtccATTACTAcgttttatgaaaaattatattttatttatatcttgattttgagacgtaaatttaaattttgaaaattcccATCAACTTAAGTTAAAAAAACATCATCAAAATCTATTTTAGTGAATTTCTATAAATTTAGTCGTAACTACTAACCACATCCTatctatttttcaaaaatttaaaactcaCACATTATCtgtgaaaatatattttaaaatagatgcatcatcatttttctttaaaaatcaCACAAGATtccaaaaaaattacaaaatgtGGCAGAATAATCATTTATGTAAACATTTAACTaaactccaaaaaaaaaattgattactCACAAAAAATTTAACGGGTCATTTACATTCACCTCTCCTGCACTTTATAATTATTGACACTCACCTTTCTTATCAagtgtaaaaattataatatgaaAGGGAGATGAATGCCCAATACATAGTGTAGGCGAGGGCAAACacaaattaccaaaaaaatacaaatacgCAATGCGTGTACAGTGAAATGAGTAGGTCTCTCTTGAGTTTTGTGATATGAGTTGATCCGACCCATAtctacaattaaaaataatacttttcgCAAATAAATAATCATTCGCTATGGATCAAATCAAATAGAAAACTCATTTAAAAAATTGATCCGTAAGACTAGCTATGTCATAGGAGTTTCTGTGCAATGACATTTCACATTAGTGTATAAAATAAAGAACCTAATTCTCTGCTGCATTagttaaatattataatataaaaatattttgtatttttgtgTAAGAACAATACCAtttgatataattaaaattttatacacgtcaatatttttatgtatttttttaaaaaacatttttttatcaAGATTTTATGTACCACTACCAACATATGTATCAATGTTTTATTAATCGGACCGATCAAACcgatctatattttaaaaattgttcAACCAATCAAAGCAATTCAACCAGATAATGATCAGACGGAATCACTGCTCAAAACAATATAATTATGCTCATCCACAAGTACGATTAACTTCATTACTTTGTTATTGTCAATGCACAAAATGATAACGGTCCCCGAAGGGTGAGTAATAATCTAGTATGATATAACCAACATAAAAACATGCACTGTagcaattaatatatatatatatatatatatatatatatatatatatatatgcaatgcATGTTAAGGTCAAAATCTCGTGCAAAGATAATCAGAATAAAAGTAAAGATATCAGCTGCTCAAATGTATCATATGCTTGAGCTAAATCAGATAAAGCGATGCTACATTAGTGTAAGAAAACTTCCCCACAAGTAAGCTATCCATTCATGACCTTATTTAGGTTCGCGATGATTATGGTCACATTGTGATATTTTTGGCCTACATCATCTATTAGGCAAGATCACAATTCTGTATCATCCCAAAATCGTAACTCGAATCCACACACAATATCAAAGTCTTTAAAAGAGTCGACAATATGAAATGTATTGTTATGCACTGTAGTAACACGTACCCTATTTTACGAACTTAATGATTAAATATGATTAAGGATTTCCAATCTAAATTAACCAAGTGATTAATTGGATCAGAAATGTGGAATAAGGGCTTCCGAAGTCGAACCATCGAACAAATCGGAACTGGAAGCACGGAACCCTAGCAGTTGGAGATCGGAAGCAAAGGGTGAGTTTGAACCTTCCGAACGTAATATTGAAGCTTCCAAAGTTTAGACCATGCGTACTTATTGAGGTATCACTAGCATTTAGACACGCAATCCCATGCAtgagatcggaacgtctgaagATGAGATTGGAGATTTCGATTAATACAGACTAGCAGCATGGCTGGCATGCGAAGATCGGAGCTTCTAAAGTgaggatcgaagcttccgatcgtcacctataaatagggcatccgAGATTTAGATTTCTTGCTCATTCACACTATTTTCCTCTCTTGTCTTGAGTTCTTTGAGGCGTTTTCAGCCATCTGGGTGAGGTCCGGACGATAAAGAGGCACTTCCGAAGTCATAGAAAAGTCGTGCCCAGGAGTTAGGGTCTTCGACAACAAAGGGTTGACTACGGACACAGGCTTGAACCCTAGACTGGtgctactaggactgccttagtgatgtacgtaagtactgactgagatagccagcgagtTTGAAtacttatatgttgaattttatgttccatgatacatgttttactgctttgatatattaagttgcatgtgcatattcatgttgatCCGAGTCTCTTTCGATATAGTCTTTGTAGTAGGGTAGCTCAACCCTATATTTCTTATATATTGTCTGACACTGGGATACGTCGTGATGATGGTGATTGATGCTATGGTACTACAGACTTCTTGTCTCCTAAACTGAGCAAGACTTGTGATAACACGTACCCAGTCATTTGCATACATCATACTAGTTTTATATACTCTTACTTATCGTACTGAGCGTATTCGCTCACGTCCAATGTTTTATTTCTTGGACATCCTATTCGACGGGACGAGTCTCAGGTTGGACGAGGCCCATTGTTCCAGACACGATTGAGAGCCAGAGTTGTGGTTGCAGAGAGTTTTTGCGAGTTCAAAGGTGTTGATACCgagtttcgatttggttgtattaaaaattttatcggTTTTGGTTTTAGTCACTGGTTGTATTTCGTCGGTTTGGTTTGTAAACCCAATTTAGATTTCGTTGTTTAATTCACTTTGATTAAGTTATCTCTTTTGCCTGCTTATTAAGTCAagtagtaggtgatccgagtagggtcactacatttatgttaTCAAAGCATGCATAGGACTTTTGGGACTTGGGTTTGGATTTTTGGGTTTTGATGTGCACTATTCCTTTCAGATGGTCGGTAGAGACGACGAGAGCCACGATAGCTTAGATTGTTGGGGAGATGATGATTCTGAGAGACGTACCCGTGCATACAGCCATATCACCATGAGGGTAGACAATGTTTCGAGATGCACATGTTGCTTCAAATGATTGCTAagcctttggtgggaggcgagactCCGAAGGCAGTTCATGATTGGTTAGAACGCATGGAGAGCTGTTTTCGTGCTTTTGAATCCACGAAGGAGCATAATTGTAAGGctcgggattatttgatttaatctgagattatttaattttaatccgagaatatttaatttgagaatttttagagtttagatttaaattctaatattcttaaattatttagaattgaaattgaatgaaaaagagggtcgaggactgttttgcaatttttgaagtttctAGGAATATTCCACACAGGATAAGATTCAGTTAATAAAACAGTACTAGAGACACATATAGTACTTACAAAAGCGTTATTAAGTGCTATGTTTTTAGGCTCAGGGCACTCACGAGCGAAATGACCAAATTCTTGACAATTATAACACTTTATTTTGCTCTTATCTTTCTTTTTCCCAAACCTCTTACGCTTAT
It encodes:
- the LOC140886286 gene encoding delta-1-pyrroline-5-carboxylate synthase-like isoform X2 → MDPTRGFVKNVRRVVFKVGTAVVTRDDGRLAVGRVGAIFEQLETLNSLGYEIILVTSGAVGAGRQRLKYRKLINSSFADLQKPQLEIDGKACAAVGQNGLMALYDSLFSQLDVTSSQLLVTDNDFRSSDFRYQLCQTVNSLLSLRSIPIFNDNDAISTRRAPYEDSTGIFWDNDSLAALLALELKADLLVLLSDVEGLYSGPPSDPNSKMIYTYVKQKHQGVIMFGEKSRVGRGGMYAKVKAAISAADAGTPVVIASGFDANNIAKVIDGQRVGTLFHRDAHKWITLDEFGAYEMAVAARESSMRLQCMSSEERRKILLCVADALEEKETLIRDENEADIRAAHEAGYDESLISRLVLSHAKISSLAKSIRTLADMEEPIGLLLKRTELADGLILDKTTCPLGVLLIIFESRPDALVQIASLAIRSGNGLLLKGGKEARRTNAILHKVITTAIPDTVGEKLIGFVTSKEDIPDLLKLDDVIDLVIPRGSNRLVSQIKSSTKIPVLGHSDGICHVYVDKSANMEMARHIIVDSKLDYPAACNAMETLLIHQELSSSDGFQELVLELKHEGVTLYGGPRASSVLNLEEARSFHFEYNSRACTIEIVDDVEAAIDHIRKHGSGHTECIVAEDKEVAEYFLSQVDSAAVFHNASTRFCDGMRFGLGAEVGISTSKIHARGPVGVEGLLTTRWLLRGDGHVVKGDKGVDYTHRIHDLTQREVEN
- the LOC140886286 gene encoding delta-1-pyrroline-5-carboxylate synthase-like isoform X1, giving the protein MDPTRGFVKNVRRVVFKVGTAVVTRDDGRLAVGRVGAIFEQLETLNSLGYEIILVTSGAVGAGRQRLKYRKLINSSFADLQKPQLEIDGKACAAVGQNGLMALYDSLFSQLDVTSSQLLVTDNDFRSSDFRYQLCQTVNSLLSLRSIPIFNDNDAISTRRAPYEDSTGIFWDNDSLAALLALELKADLLVLLSDVEGLYSGPPSDPNSKMIYTYVKQKHQGVIMFGEKSRVGRGGMYAKVKAAISAADAGTPVVIASGFDANNIAKVIDGQRVGTLFHRDAHKWITLDEFGAYEMAVAARESSMRLQCMSSEERRKILLCVADALEEKETLIRDENEADIRAAHEAGYDESLISRLVLSHAKISSLAKSIRTLADMEEPIGLLLKRTELADGLILDKTTCPLGVLLIIFESRPDALVQIASLAIRSGNGLLLKGGKEARRTNAILHKVITTAIPDTVGEKLIGFVTSKEDIPDLLKLDDVIDLVIPRGSNRLVSQIKSSTKIPVLGHSDGICHVYVDKSANMEMARHIIVDSKLDYPAACNAMETLLIHQELSSSDGFQELVLELKHEGVTLYGGPRASSVLNLEEARSFHFEYNSRACTIEIVDDVEAAIDHIRKHGRHAIYIGHTECIVAEDKEVAEYFLSQVDSAAVFHNASTRFCDGMRFGLGAEVGISTSKIHARGPVGVEGLLTTRWLLRGDGHVVKGDKGVDYTHRIHDLTQREVEN
- the LOC140886286 gene encoding delta-1-pyrroline-5-carboxylate synthase-like isoform X3 yields the protein MALYDSLFSQLDVTSSQLLVTDNDFRSSDFRYQLCQTVNSLLSLRSIPIFNDNDAISTRRAPYEDSTGIFWDNDSLAALLALELKADLLVLLSDVEGLYSGPPSDPNSKMIYTYVKQKHQGVIMFGEKSRVGRGGMYAKVKAAISAADAGTPVVIASGFDANNIAKVIDGQRVGTLFHRDAHKWITLDEFGAYEMAVAARESSMRLQCMSSEERRKILLCVADALEEKETLIRDENEADIRAAHEAGYDESLISRLVLSHAKISSLAKSIRTLADMEEPIGLLLKRTELADGLILDKTTCPLGVLLIIFESRPDALVQIASLAIRSGNGLLLKGGKEARRTNAILHKVITTAIPDTVGEKLIGFVTSKEDIPDLLKLDDVIDLVIPRGSNRLVSQIKSSTKIPVLGHSDGICHVYVDKSANMEMARHIIVDSKLDYPAACNAMETLLIHQELSSSDGFQELVLELKHEGVTLYGGPRASSVLNLEEARSFHFEYNSRACTIEIVDDVEAAIDHIRKHGRHAIYIGHTECIVAEDKEVAEYFLSQVDSAAVFHNASTRFCDGMRFGLGAEVGISTSKIHARGPVGVEGLLTTRWLLRGDGHVVKGDKGVDYTHRIHDLTQREVEN